The Actinoplanes sp. N902-109 genomic interval GTCGTCCTCGACGACGAGCAGCTTGGCCTCGCTCTGCTTGCCCTGGGTCTGTGTAGCCATACGGCCTATCCTCACGCAGGTCGCTGCGCTGAGGCTGCAAGTCGCCTGAATGTTTTCTGTGAGCAGGCTAAGCGGCCAGGTCGTAGATCGAGGCCGACGCCTGGGCGGCCCGGGCCAGCGCCCGCCGGCCGGCACCAGGCTCGGGACGCAGCGCCGGCGCCCCCACCAGTGTGACGGTCAAGCCGCGCTGCGCCACCACCCGCCGGATGGACGACCACAGCGTGTCGTCACCGATGAAGGCGGCGGCCGGTGACCCGTACCGGATGGAGATCGGCACGACCGGAGCCTGCGCGTCGATCGCGGCCTGGAACACCGCGGGCCGGAAGCGGCCGCGCTCGGCCCCGCAGAACGTCGTACCCTCCGGGAACACCGCAACCGAGTGACCGGCGCGCAGGGTCGCAGCAACCTGAACGACCGCGGCCGGGAGCCGGCGGGGCCGGGACCGGTCCAGGAAGATCGCCCCGCTGGCCCGCGCGACCGCGCCGATCAGCGGCCAGGCACCCACCTCGCGCTTGGCGACCAGCCGGGTCGGGGCGACCGCGAGCAGCGCGAGCACGTCGATCCAGGAGATGTGGTTGGCGACCAGCAGGCTGCCCGGGCGCGGCGCCGGGCCGCGCCACACCAGCTGCACCCCGAGCGCGGCGAGCAGCATGCGGGCCAAGGTCCGTACGCCGCGCCCGCGCAGCAGCGGCACGAGCACGAGACCGCTGATCAGTACGCCCGCGGCAGCCACCACCCGCAACACCACGGCCGGTACCCGCCTGCCCTGACCGGCGCCGGTCAGGCACTGCCCGCCACACGCCGACACGGGCCGCCACAGGCTCATCGGGTGGCTCCCAGGAAGTGCCGGCGGTACCGCGGGTCCATCCGGTCCATGGAGAACAGCACATAGAAGTCGGCACAGTGGAAATCCGGGTCGTACGCGGGCTCCCCGCAGATCCAGCTGCCCAGCCGCAGGTAGCCCTTGAGCAGCGGCGGCGGCTGCACCGCCGGGTCGCCGACCAGGGTGGTCCCGGCCAGCCAGCTGCGCCGCGGCTGCACCCGCAGCGCCGGTGGGGACAGGTGTTTGCCCTGCACCCGGGCCCAGACCCCGGCCGCCGTGTGCCCGCCGTCGTCGAGCGGGACCGAGGCGCAGCCACCCAGCCAGCGCAGGTTCTTCAGGTGCAGGTAGCGGGCGATGCCGGCCCACATCAGGTTGACCACGGCGCCGGAGCGGTGGTCCGGGTGCACGCAGGAGCGGCCGGTCTCGACCAGCTGGTCGCGCAGCGGGCGCAGACCGCTGAGGTTGAACTCGCTGTCGCCGTAGCGGTGCCCGGCGCGCTCGGCGCCTTCGGGGGTCATCATCCGGTAGGTGCCGACGACCGCGCCGGTCGCGTCGTCACGGACGATGAGGTGGTCGCAGAAGTCGTCGAACTCGTCCACGTCGCGCCCGTCACCGGTGGCGGTGCGCAGGGTGGCCCCGAGCTCACCGGCGAAGACGTCGTGGCGCAGCCGCTGAGCGGCCGCCACCTGATCCGCGCTGTCCGCGATCAGGAGGGAGTAGCCGCTGGTCCCGATGGGTGCGGCGGCGGTCATGAGTACCGTCATGTGACCTGTGTAACGCCCACGATTGCCGCTGGCGTGTCGAACCAGGTGGCGGCAAATGACGGACAAGTGAACGCATGTCGCGGGGCAGCGGGGGTGGCGATCACCCGGTACGTTGTCCCGACCAGTCGAAACGGGGAGGAACGGCGTGCCCGGAGAGATCATCGTCTCCCACCTGACCAAGCAGTACAAACAACTGCGAGCGGTGGACGACCTCTCGTTCACGGTGCAGCCGGGCCGGGTCACCGGCTTCCTCGGCCCCAACGGCGCCGGCAAGACCACCACCCTGCGCATGCTGCTCGGGCTGGTCCAGCCGACCGCGGGCCAGGCCACCTTCTCCGGTGTCCGCTACATCGACCTGGACCAGCCGATCCGGCACGTCGGGGCGCTGCTCGAGGCGTCCAGCGCGCACAAGGGCCGCAGCGGGCGCAACCACCTGCGGATGATCGCTACCGCCGCCGGGCTGCCCAAGGACGCCGCCGACCAGGCGCTGGCCAACGTCGGGCTGACCCCGGCCGCGAAGCGCAAGTTCAAGGGCTACTCCCTGGGCATGAAGCAGCGGCTGGGCATCGCCGCGGCGATGCTGGGCAACCCGCAGGTGCTGATCCTCGACGAGCCGGCCAACGGGCTCGACCCCGAGGGCATCCGGTGGATGCGTGACCTGCTGAAGTCGCTAGCCGCGCAGGGCCGCACGGTGCTGGTGTCCAGCCACCTGCTCGCCGAGATGCAGCAGCTGGCCGACGACGTCGTGATCATCGCGGCCGGCCGGCTGGTCCGGCAGGGCCCGGTCGGCGAGGTGCTCGGGTCGATGGGCGGCGGCGGGGTCGTCCGGGTGCGGAGTCCCCAGGCCGACCGGCTGGCCGCGGCGTTGTCCGAGGCACAGGCCACGGTGACCACGCACGCCGACGGCGTGTTGTCGGTCGGCGGGCTCGACCCGGCCAAGGTCGGGCACATCGCGTTCACCACCGGGGTGGAGCTGCACGAGCTGGTCGCCGAGAAGGCCGACCTCGAGCAGGTCTTCCTGCAGCTGACGGCCGGAAAGGCGGGAATCCGATGAGACTGTTGCGTGCCGAGTTGCTCAAGGTCCGCACCACCAGCACCTGGTGGGTCTTCGGCCTCATCGCGCTGGCGCTGTGGGCGGCCTCGCTGGGCGTCAACTGGCTGGTCGCCAACGTGCAGACCGACACCACCGGGCTCGACGCCGACCAGGCCGAGCAGGTGCGGGTGGCCCTCGAGCCGGTCAACATCGCGAGCAACCTGTACACCAGCGGGCAGTTCTTCGGGCTGCTGATGGTGATGCTGCTGGCCGCGGTGTTGTCGACCAGCGAGTTCTTCCACCAGACCGCGACCACCACGTTCCTGATCACCCCACGCCGCGAGACCGTGGTGCTGGCCAAGCTGGGCGCCGGCATCGTGTACGGCCTGCTGCTGTGGGTGATCACCACCGTGCTCAACCTGATCCTGGTGCCGCTGATCCTCAGCTCGCTGGATCTGGGCACCCAGCTCGGCGAGGGGGCGATCTGGCGGGCGATCGGCCTCAACGGCCTCGCGTACGCGCTGTGGGCGATCCTCGGCGTCGGCCTCGGCATCCTGATCCGCAGCCAGCTCGGCGCGACGATCACGCTCAGCCTGCTGTACGTGATCGGCTACTTCGGCGCCTCGATCCTGTTCAACCTGCTGGCCCCGAAGTTCGGCGACTGGTTCGAGAAATGCCAGGTCCTCGTGCCGTCACTGGCGTCCCAGCTGATGGTGTCGGGCACCGACCTGCCGGGCAATCCACCCCGCTGGGTCGGGGCAGTCGTGCTGATTGTGTACGCCCTCGTTGCCGGGGTCGTTGGCACCCTCATCACCAGAAAACGTGACATCGCCTGACGTATCCGGCGGGCGGATCGGTCACAGACGGGACGTGCGCATGGCTTCGCTGACTTCACGGCGTAGCCTTGACGCCGAAATCCTTCGTTCCTGTGTGACGAACGTCGCGTGCTGACAACAGGTGAAAGAGGCGAACACGGAAGTGTCGACCCAGCAGACTTCGCATGAAAATCCACTCGCGGACTTCGGTCCCAACGAGTGGATCGTCGACGAGATGTACCAGCGCTACCTGGCCGACCCCACCAGCGTCGACCCGGCGTGGCACGACTTCTTCGCCGACTACAAGCCGGCCATGGCCTCGGGTTCCATCGTGACGCCCGACGAGGCCACCGCTGCCAACGCGAAGGCCACCGCTGAGAAAGCCGGCACCGACGCCCCCGCCGCGGCGACCGTCGCGCCGGTCAAGCCCACCACCCCGGCCAAGCCCGCCACGCCGGCCAAGCCCGCACCCAAGCCGGCTGCTGCCCCGGCACCGGCCAAGCCGGCCGGCACCGCCACCGCCAACGGCAGTGCCCCGGCCGGCGCCAAGGTCACCACGCTCCGTGGTGTGGCAGCCCGCATCGTGCAGAACATGGACGCCTCGCTAGAGGTGCCGACTGCCACCTCGGTGCGCACGGTCCCGGCCAAGCTGATGGTCGACAACCGCATCGTGATCAACAACCACCTCTCCCGCGGGCGGGGTGGCAAGGTCAGCTTCACCCACCTGATCGGCTGGGCGCTGGTCCGCTCGGTCATGGCACACCCCGAGATGAACAACTCGTTCGCCGAGGTGAACGGCAAGCCCGCGATGGTCGCGCCCGAGCACATCAACCTCGGCATCGCCATCGACCTCGCCAAGAAGGACGGCTCCCGCTCGCTGGTGGTGCCGTCGATCAAGAACTGCGAGCAGATGGACTTCCGGCAGTTCTGGCAGGCGTACGAGGACGTGGTCCGGCGCGCCCGCCGCAACGAACTGACCATGGAGGACTACGCGGGCACCACGATCTCGCTGACCAACCCCGGCGGCATCGGCACCGTGCACTCCATCCCGCGCCTGATGAGCGGCCAGAGCGCCATCATCGGCGTCGGCGCGATGGAATACCCCGCGCCCTGGTCCGGCATGTCCGACGAGACCCTGACCGAGCACGGCGTCAGCAAGGTCACGACGCTGACCAGCACCTACGACCACCGGGTCATCCAGGGCGCGCAGTCCGGCGAGTTCCTCAAGGCGATGCACGAGTTCCTGCTCGGCGAGCACTCGTTCTACGACGACATCTTCACCTCGCTGCGGATCCCGTACGAGCCGGTGCGCTGGGTGCGCGACGTCGCGCACACCTCCGAGGGGCAGATCGACAAGGCCGCGCGCGTGGTGGAGCTGATCCACGCCTACCGGGTCCGCGGTCACCTGATGGCCGACACCGACCCGCTGGAGTTCAAGATCCGGCGGCACCCCGACCTGGACGTGCTCCAGCACGGCCTGACGCTGTGGGACCTCGACCGCACCTTCCCGGTCGGCGGCTTCGCCGGCAAGCAGAAGATGAAGCTGCGCGACGTGCTCGGTGTGCTGCGCGACACCTACTGCCGCCGGGTCGGCATCGAGTACATGCACATCCAGGGCCCCGAGGAGCGGCGCTGGATCCAGGACCGGATCGAGATCAAGTACACCAAGCCGGAGACCGAGGAGCAGAAGCACGTCCTCAACCGGCTCAACGCGGCCGAGGCGTTCGAGACCTTCCTGCAGACCAAGTACGTCGGGCAGAAGCGCTTCTCGCTGGAGGGCGGCGAGTCGCTGATCCCGCTGCTCGACGCGGTGCTCCAGTCCTCGGCCGAGGCCGGGCTGGACGAGATGGTCATCGGCATGGCCCACCGCGGCCGGCTGAACGTGCTCGCCAACATCGTCGGCAAGCCGTACGAGAAGATCTTCAACGAGTTCGAGGGTCAGATGGACCCGAAGTCGGCGCACGGCTCGGGTGACGTCAAGTACCACCTCGGCCAGACCGGCAAATACAGCACGCCCGACGGCGAGCACTCCACCACGGTCAGCGTGGTCGCCAACCCGTCGCACCTGGAGGCCGTCGACCCGGTGCTCGAGGGCATCGTCCGGGCCAAGCAGGACCGCCTCGACCTGGGCCTGCACGGCTACACGGTGCTGCCGGTGCTGGTGCACGGCGACGCCGCGTTCGCCGGTCAGGGCGTGGTGGCCGAGACGCTCAACCTGTCGCAGCTGCGCGGTTACCGCACCGGCGGCACGGTGCACGTCGTGGTCAACAACCAGGTCGGCTTCACCACGGCGCCGGAATACAGCCGCTCGTCGCTCTACTCGACCGACGTCGCGCGGATGATCCAGGCGCCGATCTTCCACGTGAACGGGGACGACCCCGAGGCCGTGGTCCGGGTCGCCAAGCTCGCGTTCGAATACCGCCAGGCGTTCAACAAGGACGTCGTCATCGACCTCGTCTGCTACCGCCGGCGCGGGCACAACGAGGGCGACGACCCGTCGATGACCAACCCGCGGATGTACGAGATCATCGACACCAAGCGCTCGGTCCGCAAGCTCTACACCGAGGAGCTGATCGGCCGCGGTGACATCACCGTGGACGGCGCCCAGGAACAGCTGCGTGACTACCAGGCGCAGCTCGAGCAGGTGTTCAAGGCGACCCGCGACTCGGCCGGTTCGCCGCCGCGGGTGCGCCAGCCGCTGGCCGAGGAGCCGGAGCCGCAGGTCGACACCGCGGTCGAGGCCGGCGTGGTCAAGGCGATCGGCCAGGCGCACGTCGAGCTGCCCGAGGGCTTCACCCCGCACAAGCGGGTCCAGCAGCTGCTCGAGCGCCGGGCCAAGATGGCCACCGAGGGCGGCATCGACTGGGGCTTCGGCGAGCTGATCGCGTTCGGGTCGCTGCTCAACGAGGGCGTCACGGTCCGGCTCGCCGGTCAGGACTCCCGGCGCGGCACGTTCACGTCCCGGCATGCGGCGATCATCGACGCCAAGACCGGCGACGACTTCCTGCCGATGTCCACGCTGGCCACCGGCAACGCCCGCTTCTTCGTGCACGACTCGCTGCTCAGCGAGTACGCCGCGATGGGCTTCGAGTACGGCTACTCGGTGGAGAACCCGGACGCGCTGGTGCTGTGGGAGGCCCAGTTCGGCGACTTCGTCAACGGCGCCCAGTCGATCGTCGACGAGTTCCTCTCCTCCGGCGAGGCCAAGTGGGGTCAGCGCACGTCGCTGGTGCTGCTGCTGCCGCACGGCATGGAGGGCCAGGGCCCGGACCACTCCTCCGGCCGGCTCGAGCGGTTCCTGCAGCTGTGCGCGCAGGACAACATGCGGGTGGCCAACCCGACCACTCCGGCCAACTACTTCCACCTGCTGCGCCGGCAGGCACTGAGCAGCAAGCGCAAGCCGCTGGTCGTGTTCTCGCCGAAGTCGCTGCTGCGGCACCGTCTCGCGGTGTCCTCGGTGGCCGACTTCACCACCGGCACCTTCCAGCCGGTGCTGGCCGACGCCGGCATCAACGGCACGCCGCTGGACGCCGCCAAGGTCAAGCGGGTGCTGCTCTGCTCGGGCAAGGTCTACTACGACCTGTTCCAGGCCCGGGCCGAGCGGGACAGCACCGACACCGCGATCATCCGGATGGAGCAGATCTACCCGCTGCCCGTCGAGGAGCTCAAGGCGGTGCTCAACCAGTACCCCAACGCCGAGGACTTCGCCTGGGTGCAGGAGGAGCCGGCCAACCAGGGTGCCTGGTCGTTCGTCGCGCTGAACCTGCTCGAGCACCTCGAGGGCGTGCGGCTGCGCCGCATCTCCCGCCCCGCCGCGGCCGCCCCGGCGGTCGGTTCGGCCAAGATGCACGAGGCCGAGCAGAAGGCGCTGGTCGACGCGGCCCTCCCGCGCGCCTGACCCCCGCAGCAGTGCAACGCCCCGTCGCCGTGCGACGGGGCGTTGTTCTTTACGCTGATCGGCATGTACTTCACCGATCGAGGCATTGAAGAGCTGGTGGACCGGCGTGGCGAGGAGTCCGTGACCCTGGAGTGGGTGGCCGGGCAGCTGCGCACGTTCGTCGACCAGAACCCCGAGTTCGAGACGCCGATCGAGCGCTTCGCCACCTGGCTGGCCCGCGACGACGAGGACGACGAGGAGTGAGCGGTCCGGCCCTCAGGCGCTGACGGCGACGCTGCCCAGCAGGGTGAGGGCGGCGGCCGACGGGCTGCCCGGTTCGGCGTGATAGGCGAACAGCAGCTGGTCGCCGGCGCCCTGCGGGGCCAGCGTCTCGTAGTCGACGGTCAGCGGGCCGACCTGCGGGTGCAGCAGGTGCTTGGTGCCGCGGGTCTTGACCTTGACCTCGTGCCGGGCCCACCAGCGGCGGAACTCCGGCGACTTGACCGAGAGCTCGCCGACGATCTCGCTGAGCCGCGGGTCGTCGGGGTCGGTGCCGGCCGAGGCACGCAGGCTTGCCACGGTCTCCTGGGCGTGCCGATCCCACTCGACGTAGAGGTCACGCGCGCCGGGGTCCAGGAACATCGCCCGGACCAGGTTGTGCCCCGGGGCGAAGGCCGGGTTGAGCGCCCGGGCGAGCACATTGGCCGCCAGCACGTCGAGATGCCGGTCGACGACGAGGCACGGGCAGTCGCTCATCGCGTCCAGCAGCCGCCGCAGGCCGGGCACCACCGTGCCGCGGGACTTCGGGCGGCGGGGAGCCGGCGTGGCCCCGGCGAGCCGGCGGGCGTGCTCGAGGCCGTCGGGGCCCAGGTCGAGCACCCGGGACAACGCCTCCAGCACCTGGTCCGAGGGGTGCCGGTCGCGGCCCTGCTCCAGCCGGACGTAGTAGTCCGAGCTGACGCCGGCGAGCATGGCGACCTCCTCGCGGCGCAGCCCCGGCACCCGGCGGCGGCCCGCGGCGGGTGGCAGCCCGACCCGCTCCGGCCGGGTCAGCTCGCGCCGGGCCCGCAGGAACTCCCCCAGTGCGTTGTCCATCCCCCGACGGTAGGCGGCCGGGACCGCGGGTGGGTAGCCGTGCCACTACCAGGGTCGGCGGGGCCTTCTCCGGGCCCGCCGGCCGGGCCAGCGTGGTGGCATGACTTCACTGCAGAACCGGATCGCGGTCGTCACCGGTGCCTCCAGCGGCATCGGTGCGGCCACCGCCACCACGCTCGCCGCCGCCGGGGCCAAGGTCGCCGCCCTGGCCCGCCGGGTGGACCGGCTCACCACCCTGGACGCCCTGCCGCTGGCCGTGGACGTCCGGGACCCAGCCGCACTGGGAGCAGCCGCCGACCGGGTCCGCACCGAGCTGGGCCGGCCCGACCTCGTCGTCGCGAACGCCGGCGTGATGCTGGCCGCGCCGTTCGAGAAGGCCGATCCGGCCGAGTTGGACGCCATGATCGGCACCAACGTGACCGGGCTGGTGCACACCGCCCGCGCCTTCATCGACGACCTGCTGGCCGCGGCGGCCGACGGCCGGCCCGCCGACCTCGTGCTGGTCGGGTCGGTCGCCGGGCATCAGGTGTTCCTGAACTACGCGGTGTACGA includes:
- a CDS encoding 1-acyl-sn-glycerol-3-phosphate acyltransferase gives rise to the protein MSLWRPVSACGGQCLTGAGQGRRVPAVVLRVVAAAGVLISGLVLVPLLRGRGVRTLARMLLAALGVQLVWRGPAPRPGSLLVANHISWIDVLALLAVAPTRLVAKREVGAWPLIGAVARASGAIFLDRSRPRRLPAAVVQVAATLRAGHSVAVFPEGTTFCGAERGRFRPAVFQAAIDAQAPVVPISIRYGSPAAAFIGDDTLWSSIRRVVAQRGLTVTLVGAPALRPEPGAGRRALARAAQASASIYDLAA
- a CDS encoding GNAT family N-acetyltransferase; translation: MTVLMTAAAPIGTSGYSLLIADSADQVAAAQRLRHDVFAGELGATLRTATGDGRDVDEFDDFCDHLIVRDDATGAVVGTYRMMTPEGAERAGHRYGDSEFNLSGLRPLRDQLVETGRSCVHPDHRSGAVVNLMWAGIARYLHLKNLRWLGGCASVPLDDGGHTAAGVWARVQGKHLSPPALRVQPRRSWLAGTTLVGDPAVQPPPLLKGYLRLGSWICGEPAYDPDFHCADFYVLFSMDRMDPRYRRHFLGATR
- a CDS encoding ABC transporter ATP-binding protein; the encoded protein is MPGEIIVSHLTKQYKQLRAVDDLSFTVQPGRVTGFLGPNGAGKTTTLRMLLGLVQPTAGQATFSGVRYIDLDQPIRHVGALLEASSAHKGRSGRNHLRMIATAAGLPKDAADQALANVGLTPAAKRKFKGYSLGMKQRLGIAAAMLGNPQVLILDEPANGLDPEGIRWMRDLLKSLAAQGRTVLVSSHLLAEMQQLADDVVIIAAGRLVRQGPVGEVLGSMGGGGVVRVRSPQADRLAAALSEAQATVTTHADGVLSVGGLDPAKVGHIAFTTGVELHELVAEKADLEQVFLQLTAGKAGIR
- a CDS encoding ABC transporter permease, giving the protein MRLLRAELLKVRTTSTWWVFGLIALALWAASLGVNWLVANVQTDTTGLDADQAEQVRVALEPVNIASNLYTSGQFFGLLMVMLLAAVLSTSEFFHQTATTTFLITPRRETVVLAKLGAGIVYGLLLWVITTVLNLILVPLILSSLDLGTQLGEGAIWRAIGLNGLAYALWAILGVGLGILIRSQLGATITLSLLYVIGYFGASILFNLLAPKFGDWFEKCQVLVPSLASQLMVSGTDLPGNPPRWVGAVVLIVYALVAGVVGTLITRKRDIA
- a CDS encoding multifunctional oxoglutarate decarboxylase/oxoglutarate dehydrogenase thiamine pyrophosphate-binding subunit/dihydrolipoyllysine-residue succinyltransferase subunit, translating into MSTQQTSHENPLADFGPNEWIVDEMYQRYLADPTSVDPAWHDFFADYKPAMASGSIVTPDEATAANAKATAEKAGTDAPAAATVAPVKPTTPAKPATPAKPAPKPAAAPAPAKPAGTATANGSAPAGAKVTTLRGVAARIVQNMDASLEVPTATSVRTVPAKLMVDNRIVINNHLSRGRGGKVSFTHLIGWALVRSVMAHPEMNNSFAEVNGKPAMVAPEHINLGIAIDLAKKDGSRSLVVPSIKNCEQMDFRQFWQAYEDVVRRARRNELTMEDYAGTTISLTNPGGIGTVHSIPRLMSGQSAIIGVGAMEYPAPWSGMSDETLTEHGVSKVTTLTSTYDHRVIQGAQSGEFLKAMHEFLLGEHSFYDDIFTSLRIPYEPVRWVRDVAHTSEGQIDKAARVVELIHAYRVRGHLMADTDPLEFKIRRHPDLDVLQHGLTLWDLDRTFPVGGFAGKQKMKLRDVLGVLRDTYCRRVGIEYMHIQGPEERRWIQDRIEIKYTKPETEEQKHVLNRLNAAEAFETFLQTKYVGQKRFSLEGGESLIPLLDAVLQSSAEAGLDEMVIGMAHRGRLNVLANIVGKPYEKIFNEFEGQMDPKSAHGSGDVKYHLGQTGKYSTPDGEHSTTVSVVANPSHLEAVDPVLEGIVRAKQDRLDLGLHGYTVLPVLVHGDAAFAGQGVVAETLNLSQLRGYRTGGTVHVVVNNQVGFTTAPEYSRSSLYSTDVARMIQAPIFHVNGDDPEAVVRVAKLAFEYRQAFNKDVVIDLVCYRRRGHNEGDDPSMTNPRMYEIIDTKRSVRKLYTEELIGRGDITVDGAQEQLRDYQAQLEQVFKATRDSAGSPPRVRQPLAEEPEPQVDTAVEAGVVKAIGQAHVELPEGFTPHKRVQQLLERRAKMATEGGIDWGFGELIAFGSLLNEGVTVRLAGQDSRRGTFTSRHAAIIDAKTGDDFLPMSTLATGNARFFVHDSLLSEYAAMGFEYGYSVENPDALVLWEAQFGDFVNGAQSIVDEFLSSGEAKWGQRTSLVLLLPHGMEGQGPDHSSGRLERFLQLCAQDNMRVANPTTPANYFHLLRRQALSSKRKPLVVFSPKSLLRHRLAVSSVADFTTGTFQPVLADAGINGTPLDAAKVKRVLLCSGKVYYDLFQARAERDSTDTAIIRMEQIYPLPVEELKAVLNQYPNAEDFAWVQEEPANQGAWSFVALNLLEHLEGVRLRRISRPAAAAPAVGSAKMHEAEQKALVDAALPRA
- a CDS encoding DUF6104 family protein; translation: MYFTDRGIEELVDRRGEESVTLEWVAGQLRTFVDQNPEFETPIERFATWLARDDEDDEE
- a CDS encoding helix-turn-helix domain-containing protein codes for the protein MDNALGEFLRARRELTRPERVGLPPAAGRRRVPGLRREEVAMLAGVSSDYYVRLEQGRDRHPSDQVLEALSRVLDLGPDGLEHARRLAGATPAPRRPKSRGTVVPGLRRLLDAMSDCPCLVVDRHLDVLAANVLARALNPAFAPGHNLVRAMFLDPGARDLYVEWDRHAQETVASLRASAGTDPDDPRLSEIVGELSVKSPEFRRWWARHEVKVKTRGTKHLLHPQVGPLTVDYETLAPQGAGDQLLFAYHAEPGSPSAAALTLLGSVAVSA
- a CDS encoding SDR family oxidoreductase, whose product is MTSLQNRIAVVTGASSGIGAATATTLAAAGAKVAALARRVDRLTTLDALPLAVDVRDPAALGAAADRVRTELGRPDLVVANAGVMLAAPFEKADPAELDAMIGTNVTGLVHTARAFIDDLLAAAADGRPADLVLVGSVAGHQVFLNYAVYDATKAAVAHLARNLRAELGPRGVRVRTVEPGVVTTELGDGMRDTGLRTALADWRDSMETLRSEDIAAGIAWSAGVPPRLNVAELIMVPTAQG